One segment of Chionomys nivalis chromosome 1, mChiNiv1.1, whole genome shotgun sequence DNA contains the following:
- the Dcp1b gene encoding mRNA-decapping enzyme 1B isoform X4, with protein sequence MGPLQYLQIAREVQDARWSSPPCLTSSLTQCEQACHGAGAGSSPVSLSSGEGREVDILQMLTKAKDEYTKCKSCSEPKQMTSSSAICDNPKLIKPVPVRPSSSQRLQEPPPNKTSDPEPQHLSLTALFGKQDKAPCHETLKPSQTFVHHHHHHLHHHQHQQQEQLLVHQGVTCSLPCEEPRKLSLPVEKQLCPAIQKLMVGNTGLHLLPQHPEQWPCERGSPSCVGGVPPGPVQLGSPWNGRTACCAQSTARCAQSTCRNHKLLEQLQGASGVAHKCKPCASARLPAAAQVTPGQNAAQTQLVYFGGHLPPPTPGHEALRKEQCALSAHALPFSGSQESSPSVLPTQELLRKLQAVHQEQQLQAVPRPALAARFPLSAQGSGTEKPLEAWASKTSSMEKQAPLLQITSAQCVPAPVASLLMPPVVFTQSTCAPLRETESGVMPLGGQELPAASSSLLLPLQNWESSTVASRPLTRLQLQEALLNLIQNDDSFLSIIYDAYLFSVTQAAMRKAT encoded by the exons ATGGGACCTTTGCAGTACCTCCAAATTGCCAGAGAAGTGCAAGATGCGAGGTGGTCCAGTCCACCTTGCTTGACCTCCAG CCTCACTCAGTGCGAACAGGCCTGTCATGGCGCTGGAGCAGGATCCTCCCCAGTGAGCCTGAGTTCAGGAGAGGGTAGAGAAGTAGATATCTTACAGATGCTCACAAAGGCCAAGGATGAGTACACAAAG TGTAAGAGTTGTTCTGAGCCAAAACAGATGACCAGCTCTTCTGCCATCTGTGACAACCCCAAGCTTATCAAGCCTGTGCCCGTGAGACCCAGTAGCAGCCAGAGGCTGCAAGAGCCCCCACCCAACAAG ACCTCGGACCCTGAGCCCCAACACTTATCTTTGACAGCTCTGTTTGGGAAACAAGACAAAGCTCCCTGTCACGAAACTCTGAAACCTTCCCAGACCTTcgtccaccaccatcaccaccacctccaccaccaccagcatCAGCAGCAAGAACAGCTTCTAGTTCATCAAGGAGTCACATGCTCCCTGCCCTGTGAAGAGCCCAGAAAGCTCTCACTCCCTGTGGAGAAGCAGCTATGCCCAGCCATTCAGAAACTCATGGTCGGGAACACAGGGCTGCACCTGCTGCCACAGCACCCTGAGCAGTGGCCCTGTGAACGTGGCAGCCCCAGTTGTGTGGGGGGAGTTCCTCCTGGTCCTGTCCAGCTGGGGTCCCCCTGGAACGGTAGGACTGCCTGCTGTGCACAGAGCACTGCCCGCTGTGCCCAGAGCACTTGCAGAAACCACAAGCTACTAGAGCAGCTTCAAGGTGCCTCTGGGGTAGCACACAAGTGTAAGCCCTGTGCATCTGCCAGGCTGCCTGCAGCCGCTCAGGTGACTCCGGGCCAAAATGCAGCCCAGACACAGCTGGTGTACTTCGGCggtcaccttcctcctcccacaccGGGACATGAAGCTCTCAGGAAGGAGCAGTGTGCACTGTCAGCACACGCGCTGCCCTTCTCTGGCAGCCAGGAGAGCAGCCCCAGTGTGCTCCCCACTCAGGAGCTGCTGAGAAAGCTCCAGGCTGTACATCAGGAGCAGCAGCTCCAGGCAGTCCCCCGGCCAGCCTTAGCAGCCAGGTTCCCTTTGTCAGCCCAGGGCTCAGGGACAGAAAAGCCCTTGGAAGCCTGGGCCAGTAAGACATCCAGCATGGAGAAACAGGCTCCTCTTCTGCAG ATCACCTCAGCTCAGTGTGTCCCTGCTCCAGTGGCTTCTCTGCTGATGCCCCCTGTGGTTTTCACACAGTCTACCTGTGCCCCACTGAGGGAGACTGAATCCGGGGTCATGCCCCTAGGAGGCCAAgaacttcctgctgcctcctccagcctccttcTGCCCCTACAGAACTGGGAATCCTCCACCGTGGCCAGCAGGCCCCTCACCAGGCTGCAGCTCCAGGAGGCACTGCTGAACCTCATCCAG
- the Dcp1b gene encoding mRNA-decapping enzyme 1B isoform X5 has protein sequence MKNLTQCEQACHGAGAGSSPVSLSSGEGREVDILQMLTKAKDEYTKCKSCSEPKQMTSSSAICDNPKLIKPVPVRPSSSQRLQEPPPNKTSDPEPQHLSLTALFGKQDKAPCHETLKPSQTFVHHHHHHLHHHQHQQQEQLLVHQGVTCSLPCEEPRKLSLPVEKQLCPAIQKLMVGNTGLHLLPQHPEQWPCERGSPSCVGGVPPGPVQLGSPWNGRTACCAQSTARCAQSTCRNHKLLEQLQGASGVAHKCKPCASARLPAAAQVTPGQNAAQTQLVYFGGHLPPPTPGHEALRKEQCALSAHALPFSGSQESSPSVLPTQELLRKLQAVHQEQQLQAVPRPALAARFPLSAQGSGTEKPLEAWASKTSSMEKQAPLLQITSAQCVPAPVASLLMPPVVFTQSTCAPLRETESGVMPLGGQELPAASSSLLLPLQNWESSTVASRPLTRLQLQEALLNLIQNDDSFLSIIYDAYLFSVTQAAMRKAT, from the exons ATGAAAAA CCTCACTCAGTGCGAACAGGCCTGTCATGGCGCTGGAGCAGGATCCTCCCCAGTGAGCCTGAGTTCAGGAGAGGGTAGAGAAGTAGATATCTTACAGATGCTCACAAAGGCCAAGGATGAGTACACAAAG TGTAAGAGTTGTTCTGAGCCAAAACAGATGACCAGCTCTTCTGCCATCTGTGACAACCCCAAGCTTATCAAGCCTGTGCCCGTGAGACCCAGTAGCAGCCAGAGGCTGCAAGAGCCCCCACCCAACAAG ACCTCGGACCCTGAGCCCCAACACTTATCTTTGACAGCTCTGTTTGGGAAACAAGACAAAGCTCCCTGTCACGAAACTCTGAAACCTTCCCAGACCTTcgtccaccaccatcaccaccacctccaccaccaccagcatCAGCAGCAAGAACAGCTTCTAGTTCATCAAGGAGTCACATGCTCCCTGCCCTGTGAAGAGCCCAGAAAGCTCTCACTCCCTGTGGAGAAGCAGCTATGCCCAGCCATTCAGAAACTCATGGTCGGGAACACAGGGCTGCACCTGCTGCCACAGCACCCTGAGCAGTGGCCCTGTGAACGTGGCAGCCCCAGTTGTGTGGGGGGAGTTCCTCCTGGTCCTGTCCAGCTGGGGTCCCCCTGGAACGGTAGGACTGCCTGCTGTGCACAGAGCACTGCCCGCTGTGCCCAGAGCACTTGCAGAAACCACAAGCTACTAGAGCAGCTTCAAGGTGCCTCTGGGGTAGCACACAAGTGTAAGCCCTGTGCATCTGCCAGGCTGCCTGCAGCCGCTCAGGTGACTCCGGGCCAAAATGCAGCCCAGACACAGCTGGTGTACTTCGGCggtcaccttcctcctcccacaccGGGACATGAAGCTCTCAGGAAGGAGCAGTGTGCACTGTCAGCACACGCGCTGCCCTTCTCTGGCAGCCAGGAGAGCAGCCCCAGTGTGCTCCCCACTCAGGAGCTGCTGAGAAAGCTCCAGGCTGTACATCAGGAGCAGCAGCTCCAGGCAGTCCCCCGGCCAGCCTTAGCAGCCAGGTTCCCTTTGTCAGCCCAGGGCTCAGGGACAGAAAAGCCCTTGGAAGCCTGGGCCAGTAAGACATCCAGCATGGAGAAACAGGCTCCTCTTCTGCAG ATCACCTCAGCTCAGTGTGTCCCTGCTCCAGTGGCTTCTCTGCTGATGCCCCCTGTGGTTTTCACACAGTCTACCTGTGCCCCACTGAGGGAGACTGAATCCGGGGTCATGCCCCTAGGAGGCCAAgaacttcctgctgcctcctccagcctccttcTGCCCCTACAGAACTGGGAATCCTCCACCGTGGCCAGCAGGCCCCTCACCAGGCTGCAGCTCCAGGAGGCACTGCTGAACCTCATCCAG